The DNA window CGCATCGATGGCCTCGGCTCCGTGCGTGTCGGCCCAGGCCTGGCTCACGTAGAGCTCTCGCACAGCAGCCGCCGCGGCCCCGCCCACCCGCAGCTCGACCAGGATGTCCTTCCGCTCCGGCCGCGGCGTCAGCTCCAGCGTCAACCCGGTCGTCGCTGGCGCCAGGGTGGCGCCCCCGTCGCTCCCTCGCTCCTCTTTGACGGTGCGACATCCAGCGATCGCAGCGACCCCGACCGCGATCCCGAACGACGCCCAGCGCCTCCACCGCGCCTCCTGGGCACTCGCCAGCACGTCCCGCTCCGTCACCCGGCATTCTCCTGCTGTCAACCAGCGAGGGCAGGGGAGCGCCCGCACAGACCGTGACCCGTGCCATCATGCCCCCATGGACAACCCCCTTGCCACCCAGCTCCACGAGCTCCTCGAGGCTGGTGGCGGCGAACCCATGACGGGTGGACGCTATCTCCCCCTCGTCACCCTGGACTCGGGCGCCCGCGTCGGCCTCGACGCTGCGGCCTCGTGGATCCTCGTCCCTGACGAGGGGAGCGCTCCACGCCCCTACACCCTGGAGCAGGCCCACAGCTTCTACGAGGTCCTCGAGACCAAGCGCCAGGACTTCGACGACACCCTCGAAGAGGCTGCGCGTGCCGCAGGCCTCCCTGCGGAAGAAATCCTCTTCTCGTTCCCGGCGATCTCCATCGTGCGCTCCGTGCTGGACAAGGGCTTGCCGTACATGACCCGCCTCGCCCTGCTCTGGGTCCGCAACACCGAGCTACGGGAGCTCAGGGACGCGATCCTCACCGTGTCCCGCTCTCAGGAGATGCCGATCGCCGTTCGCGAACTGGCGACGCACCTCGTCGTCCCCGCCTGACGCTGCTGGGAGCAGCAGGGGAGCCCGGATCCGGACCGGCGTGACCTCGACGCTGGCAGACGCTGGACAGGAAAAAAAGAACCCCGCCGAGCTGAGCCCGGCGGGGACGGCAGGGGGCGTTCCCCTGCGGACGCGATCAGACCGTCGCGAAGGCGTCCAGCGGGATGTCCAGCGCCGAGGCGTCCTCGCGGCCCAGGATCTCCGCGTTCAGGCGAACGTGGGGCAGCACGTTGAGCGCGTAGTACAGCGCCGCCTGCTTCTTCCCCTCGTAGAACGCCCGCTCCGGAGCGGCCGAGTCGTCGGCCGGGAGCTTCGCCTGCGCGTCGATCGCGATGCGCGCGCCATCGAGCAGCAGCCACGCCACCGCCGTCTCGCTCATCATCTCCAGGAACCGGTTCGCCGCCAGCGGCACCATCGGCATCTTGCCCATCTGGAACCAGCCCAGCAGGCGCATCGCCGACCCGGCCACCGCCTCCTGCGCCTCGCCCAGCTCCTTCACGGCCTTGCCGAGGATCGGGTCCTTCTCGTTCGCCTTCACGAACGCCCCCACCTCGCCGAGGAAGGTCTGCAGGTTCGCCCCGCCGCGCTGCCCCAGCTTGCGGCCCACCAGATCCATCGCCTGGATGTGGTTCGTGCCCTCGTAGATCGAGAACACCTTCGCGTCGCGGCAGTGCTGCTCGACCGGGTAGTCCTTGATGTACCCGGCGCCGCCGAAGGTCTGGATCGCCGTCTCGCAGACCCGGAAGCCCTGATCCGAGCCGTAGGCCTTCACCAGCGGCACCAGCAGATCGACCTGACCCTGGTGGTACAGCGCCTGCTCGTCGTCCTTGCCCTTGAGCACGGTGGCGAGATCGAAGTGACGGGTCAGCTTGATGATCAGCGCCCGGATGCCTTCCACGCGGCTCTTCATGTCGATCAGCATCCGGCGCACGTCCGGGTGCTCGATGATCGCCACCCTCGGCGCGGTTGCGTCTTTCCAGTTCGTGATCGACGGGCCCTGCTTCCGGTCCCGCGCGTACTCCAGCGCGTTCAGGTAAGCGGACGCCGCCACGGCCACGCCTTGCAGGCCGACCGAGATGCGCGCCCCGTTCATCATCCGGAACATCTGGGGCATGCCCTGGTTCTCGACGGTGCCCACCAGCTCGCCGATACACCCGTCGTTCTCGCCGAAGTTGAGCAAGCAGGTCGCGGACCCGTTGATGCCCATCTTGTGCTCGATGGCGCCGACGTTCACGTCGTTTGCCTCGCCGAGGGACCCGTCCTCGTTGATGCGGATCTTCGGCACGATGAACAGGCTGAGCCCCTTCGTGCCGGCGGGCGCGCCCTCGACGCGGGCGAGCACCAGGTGGATGACGTTGTCGGCGCAGTCGTGGTCACCGCCGGAGATGAAGATCTTCGTCCCGCGGATCGCGTACTTCCCGTCGGGCAGCTTCTTCGCCGTCGACGTCGACGATCCCACGTCGGAGCCCGCGTGCGGCTCGGTCAGGCACATCGTCCCGCCCGAGGTGCCGCCGTACATGCTGTGCAGGTAGCGCTCCTTCTGCGCGTCGGTGCCGAAGAGCTGGATCACCTCGGCCGCGCCGAAGGCCAGACCGGGGTACATGATGAACGCCGAGTTGGCGCCCGACATGAACTCCTGGATCGCGATGTGCAGCGTGAAAGGGCCCCCCTGGCCGCCGTACTCGGTGTCGGCCGAGACCGCCATCCACCCCGCTTCGTACAGCTTCTTCCAGGCCTCCTTGAAGCCGGGCGGTGTGATCACCTTCCCGTCTTCGAGGCGACACCCCACCCGATCACCGATCGCGTTCAGCGGCCCGAGGACCTCGCAGGAGAACTTGTAGGCCTCGTCGACGACCATCTGCACTTCGTCCGGGCCCCAGGCCTCGAAGGGCCCCTGACCCAGGATCTGGTCGAGCTTGAACTGCTCGAAGAGCAGGAAGCGCACCTCGCGCAGATCGGCCTTGTAACGGTTCTGTTGCAGGTTCGGGGCGTTGGACATGAGGCCTCCAGCCGCGTTCGGGGGCGGGCCGCCTTCGGACTCCACGGCGGCACACACGCGGATCTACCAGAATCGCCTAGCATGCTGCTGCGTCGCGTCAACACCTTGATGAACGCATGCTTCAGCTCGGGACGGCCGTGGTCCGCTGATCCTCGGTGCCGGCGGCTTCCAGGACGGCGCGCAGCTTGGCCACGATCAGGTCCAGGGCCACACGGTTGTTCCCGCCTTCCGGGATGATCAGATCTGCCCAGCGTTTCGACGGTTCCACGAACTGCAGGTGCATCGGGCGCACGGTCCGGTAGTACTGCTCGCGGATCGACTCGAAGCTGCGGCCCCGCTGCTCCATGTCCCTCCGGATCCGCCGGAAGACCCGGATGTCGGGATCGGTGTCGACGAAGATCTTCATGTCGAGCCGCTCTCGCACCCGCGGGTCGACGAGCACCAGGATCCCCTCGACGACGACCACCGGCGCCGGCTCTGCCCGCCGTGTCTGGGTGTGTCGCCGGTGGCTCTTGAAGTCGTAGATGGGCATGTCGACCGGCTTGCCGTTCCGGAGCGCATCCACGTGCTCCAGGAACAGCTCGATCTCCAGCGCGTCCGGGTGATCGTAATTCACCTGAGCCCTGGCCTCGGGGCTCAGGTCTTCACGGTCCCGGTAGTAGGCGTCGAACTCCACCATCGCCACGCCCGATCCGGGCAGCGCCTCCGCGATGGTCCTGGCCACCGTGGTCTTGCCCGAGCCTGTCCCCCCGGCGATCCCGACGACCAGCGCGCTCATGATCGCGGCTCCTTAGCACGACACCCCGCCCGTACGGGTGATGGATTCGACTTCCTCCTCGGCATAGTCTCGTTCCACCGCGTTCTCAGCCCATGTCCAACCCGAATTACATCACCCCCGCCGGCGCCCGACGCCTCTCCGAGGAGCTCGGCCGCCTCCGATCCAAAGACCGCCCGCGCACCGTGCAGGAGGTCGCCGACGCTGCGGCCCAGGGCGATCGCTCCGAGAACGCCGAGTACATCTACGGCAAGCGGAAGCTGCGTGAGATCGACCGCCGCATGCGCTACCTGACCAAGCGCCTCGAGTCGGCGATGCTCGTCGACCCGGGGCAGCAGCGCGGGAACAAGGTCTTCTTCGGCGCCACCATCGACATCGAGGAAGAGAGCGGCGCCCGCCACACCTACCAGATCGTCGGAGAGGACGAGACCGACAGCAAATCCGGCAAGATCAGCTGGCGCTCTCCCGTGGGCCGCGCCCTGCTCGGCAAGACAGCAGGCGACGTGGTCGTGGTCAACCGACCCGTGGGCGACGTGGAACTCGAGATCCTCGCCGTTCGCTACATTCCGCAGGTGCTTCCACCGAGGCAGCCCGAACCCGAGGTGCCCGTGACCGCCGATCTCGACCTCTCCGACGACGACGACGACGACGACGACAGCGAGGACGACGCATCATGAGAATCCTTCACACCATGCTCCGCGTGGGCGATCTCGAACGCTCGATCGCCTTCTACCGAGACATCCTCGGGATGCAACTCATCTCCCGCAAGGACTACCCCGACGGCAAGTTCACCCTCTGCTTCCTCGGCTACGGCAAGAACCCCGAGCAAGCGGAGATCGAGCTCACCCACAACTGGGGCGTCGACAAGTACGAGCTGGGCAACGCCTACGGTCACATCGCCCTCGGTGTCGACGACATCCACGGCGCCTGCGATCGCATCCGTCAGGCTGGCGGCAGGATCACCCGTGAGCCAGGCCCCATGAAGCACGGCACCACCGTGATCGCCTTCGTCGAGGACCCGGACGGTTACAAGGTCGAGCTCATCGAAGAGAAGAGCCGTTCCGAGCGCCAGTAACTCGGCATGCCAGCCGCCGGTGCAGGTCGCCGGCGATGGCGTCCTCGCCTTCGGACTCACCCGAGGGGCGCGACGAAGGAAGAACGCCGACCACAAAACGAAAGGCAGGGAACCGTGTCCCTGCCCTGGCTCGTGGATCCGGCACGTGAACGTGACGCGGACCCTCGCTTCATACCCGAGGAGTCACCAGCGCTCGGGATGGCTCGCCCGAGCGGAGGTGCCCCTCGGGTTCAATCACCCCCGAGGCGGAGTTGACCTTGAGTGACGGGAGCTGCCGTCGCCTCGGCGGGCTTCGTCTCTTGCGGCTTGGCGGCGGGCACGGGCTCCGCGGTCGCAGGCGTCGCGGGCTCAGCGACGACAGCATCCGGCGCTACCTGCTCGGCGTCGGCATGCGCGACGTCGGTCAGCGCTGCGTCTGCCGGCGAAGCAGCAGCCTCGTCGGCCCCTGCTCCCGCCGGCTCATCCCCGGCCTTCTCCGCGGCAGCTTTCTCGGCAGCAGCCTTCTCGGC is part of the Chondromyces crocatus genome and encodes:
- the greB gene encoding transcription elongation factor GreB, which produces MSNPNYITPAGARRLSEELGRLRSKDRPRTVQEVADAAAQGDRSENAEYIYGKRKLREIDRRMRYLTKRLESAMLVDPGQQRGNKVFFGATIDIEEESGARHTYQIVGEDETDSKSGKISWRSPVGRALLGKTAGDVVVVNRPVGDVELEILAVRYIPQVLPPRQPEPEVPVTADLDLSDDDDDDDDSEDDAS
- a CDS encoding acyl-CoA dehydrogenase; protein product: MSNAPNLQQNRYKADLREVRFLLFEQFKLDQILGQGPFEAWGPDEVQMVVDEAYKFSCEVLGPLNAIGDRVGCRLEDGKVITPPGFKEAWKKLYEAGWMAVSADTEYGGQGGPFTLHIAIQEFMSGANSAFIMYPGLAFGAAEVIQLFGTDAQKERYLHSMYGGTSGGTMCLTEPHAGSDVGSSTSTAKKLPDGKYAIRGTKIFISGGDHDCADNVIHLVLARVEGAPAGTKGLSLFIVPKIRINEDGSLGEANDVNVGAIEHKMGINGSATCLLNFGENDGCIGELVGTVENQGMPQMFRMMNGARISVGLQGVAVAASAYLNALEYARDRKQGPSITNWKDATAPRVAIIEHPDVRRMLIDMKSRVEGIRALIIKLTRHFDLATVLKGKDDEQALYHQGQVDLLVPLVKAYGSDQGFRVCETAIQTFGGAGYIKDYPVEQHCRDAKVFSIYEGTNHIQAMDLVGRKLGQRGGANLQTFLGEVGAFVKANEKDPILGKAVKELGEAQEAVAGSAMRLLGWFQMGKMPMVPLAANRFLEMMSETAVAWLLLDGARIAIDAQAKLPADDSAAPERAFYEGKKQAALYYALNVLPHVRLNAEILGREDASALDIPLDAFATV
- the gloA gene encoding lactoylglutathione lyase gives rise to the protein MRILHTMLRVGDLERSIAFYRDILGMQLISRKDYPDGKFTLCFLGYGKNPEQAEIELTHNWGVDKYELGNAYGHIALGVDDIHGACDRIRQAGGRITREPGPMKHGTTVIAFVEDPDGYKVELIEEKSRSERQ
- the udk gene encoding uridine kinase, yielding MSALVVGIAGGTGSGKTTVARTIAEALPGSGVAMVEFDAYYRDREDLSPEARAQVNYDHPDALEIELFLEHVDALRNGKPVDMPIYDFKSHRRHTQTRRAEPAPVVVVEGILVLVDPRVRERLDMKIFVDTDPDIRVFRRIRRDMEQRGRSFESIREQYYRTVRPMHLQFVEPSKRWADLIIPEGGNNRVALDLIVAKLRAVLEAAGTEDQRTTAVPS